In a single window of the Rhineura floridana isolate rRhiFlo1 chromosome 3, rRhiFlo1.hap2, whole genome shotgun sequence genome:
- the LOC133381291 gene encoding zinc finger protein 850-like: MKAYKCKECGKSFSHRNDLTSHQKMHTRMKPFKCVECGRSFSRRDSLIVHQRIHTGVKPYECVECGKNFIDRSNLTSHQRTHTGEKPFECMECGKSFRSSTHLISHQRTHTGLKPYECVECGKTFSQSGSLNFHQRIHTGVKPHKCMECGKSFHSSAHLTSHQRTHTGVKPHKCMECGKSFRSSAHFNLHQSIHTGVKPFKCLECGKSFRLRYSLTSHERTHTGVKLYECVECGKRFSQGRTLNLHLKTHTNVKPYECMHCEKSFSKYGQLFHHEITHTGLKPFKCMECGKGFTGRGALIIHERIHTGMKAYKCMECGKSFSQSSGLMSHRRIHAGVKPYECVECGKSFSRTDHLISHQRTHTGEKPFKCVECGKSFSRTDHLSSHQRTHTGVKPYECVECGKGFSCRGNLTVHQRIHTGVKPYECMECGKNFSDRSSLVSHKRTHTGEKPFKCMECGKSFSHRGSLTLHLRTHTGDKPFKCVECGKSFRSRGGVTSHQRTHTGVKPYECLECGKGFSHRVSLTIHQSTHTGVKPFKCVDCGKTFSNRGDLARHQRIHTGVKPYECVECGKSFTRTHHLTSHQRTHTGDKPFKCVECGKSFSHTNNLNLHLRIHTGEKPFKCIECGKSFSLRGYLTLHLRTHTGVKPFKCVQCGKTFSQSSHLTSHQKTHTGLKPYKCMECGKSFSHGSGLTSHQSIHTGVKPHKCVECGKSFRTSGHLTIHQRTHTGVKPHECVECGKSFRTSGHLTIHQRTHTGVKPYECVECGKTFSQRANLATHQKSHTG, translated from the coding sequence ATGAAGGCATATAAAtgtaaggagtgtggaaagagtttcagtcatagAAAtgaccttacttcacatcaaaaaaTGCACACAAGgatgaaaccatttaaatgtgtggagtgtggaaggaGTTTCAGTCGTAGAGACAGCCTTAttgtacatcaaagaatccacacaggggtgaagccatatgaatgtgtggagtgtggaaagaactttatTGACAGGAgtaaccttacttcacatcaaagaacccatacaggggagaaaccatttgaatgtatggaatgtggaaagagcttccgctcTAGTACCCACCTtatttcacatcaaagaacccacacaggactgaagccatatgaatgtgtggagtgtggaaagaccttcagtcaaagCGGAAGCCTTAATtttcatcaaagaatccacacaggggtgaaaccacataaatgtatggaatgtggaaagagcttccattcTAGTgcacaccttacttcacatcaaagaacccacacaggggtgaaaccacataaatgtatggagtgtggaaagagcttccgttctAGTGCACACTTTAATTTACATCAAAGTATCCATACGGGggtgaaaccatttaaatgtttggaatgtggaaagagcttcaggcttAGATACAGCCTTACctcacatgaaagaacccacacaggggtgaaactatatgaatgtgtggagtgtggaaagaggtttAGTCAAGGACGAACACTTAATTTGCATCTAAAAACCCACACAAATGTGAAGCCATATGAATGTATGCactgtgaaaagagcttcagtaaATATGGACAACTTTTCCATCATGAAATAACCCACACAGGactgaagccatttaaatgtatggagtgtggaaagggttTCACTGGTAGGGGTGCCCTTATTATACatgaaagaatccacacagggatgaaggcatataaatgtatggagtgtggaaagagctttagtcagagtagtGGCCTAATGTCACATCGAAGAATCCATGCAGGGGTGAAACCATATGAAtgtgtggaatgtggaaagagtttcagtcgtaCCGATCACCTTatttcacatcaaagaacacacacaggggagaaaccatttaaatgtgtggagtgtggaaagagtttcagtcgtaCCGATCACCTtagttcacatcaaagaacccacacaggggtgaagccatatgaatgtgtggagtgtggaaagggttTCAGTTGTAGAGGTaaccttactgtacatcaaagaatccacacaggggtgaagccatatgaatgtatggagtgtggaaagaactttagTGACAGGAGTTCCCTTGTTTCACataaaagaacccatacaggggagaaaccatttaaatgtatggaatgtggaaagagcttcagtcacagggGAAGCCTTACTTTACATCTAAGAACCCATACTGGGGataaaccatttaaatgtgtggagtgtggaaagagcttccgttctAGAGGAGGcgttacttcacatcaaagaacacacacaggggtgaAGCCATATGAATGTCTTGAGTGTGGAAAGGGTTTCTCTCATAGAGTTAGCCTTACTATACATCAAAGTACTCACACAGGagtgaaaccatttaaatgtgtcGACTGTGGAAAGACATTCAGTAATAGAGGAGACCTTGCtagacatcaaagaatccacacaggggtgaaaccatatgaatgcgtggagtgtggaaagagttttacTCGAACAcatcaccttacttcacatcaaagaacacacacgggggataaaccatttaaatgtgtggagtgtggaaagagctttagtcataCTAATAATCTTAATTTACATCTaagaatccatacaggggagaaaccatttaaatgtatcgaatgtggaaagagcttcagtctgaGAGGATACCTTACGTTACAtctaagaacccacacaggggtgaaaccatttaaatgtgttcaatgtggaaagaccttcagtcaaagCTCacatcttacttcacatcaaaaaactcacacagggctgaaaccatataaatgtatggaatgtggaaagagctttagtcacgGTAGTGGCCTAACGTCACATCAAAGCATCCATACAGGGGTGAAACCACATAAAtgtgtggaatgtggaaagagtttccgtACTAGTGGACACCTTACTATTcatcagagaacccacacaggagtaAAGCCACATGAATGtgtcgagtgtggaaagagtttccgtACTAGTGGACACCTTACTATTcatcagagaacccacacaggagtaAAGCCATATGAATGtgtcgagtgtggaaagaccttcagtcaaagAGCAAACCTTGCTACACATCAAAAATCCCACACGGGGTGA